Below is a window of Lebetimonas sp. JH292 DNA.
GGTGCAAAAAGGGTCATATTTGGAATTATTCTTAAATACCCCACATCAAAAACACCCTGATGTGTTTCCCCGTCGGCTCCTACAATTCCAGCCCTGTCTATCGCAAACCTAACCGGATAATTATCAAGACATACATCGTGAATTACCTGGTCATACCCTCTTTGTAAAAAAGTAGAATAAATTGCAACAAAAGGAATAAAACCTTCTTTTGCCATAGGGGCCATTGAAGTTACCGCATGCTGCTCTGCAATTCCCACATCCCAAAACCTTTCGGGAAATTCTTTCATTAACTCTTTCATTCCTGTCCCACTCGGCATTGCGGCGGTAACACCGACCACTTTTTCATCATTTTTGGCTATTTCAAGCAAAGCATCGGCAAAAACTTTGGTGGCGTTAAGTGAGCTTTTTTTAAGAGGCTCACCGGTTGCTATATCAAAAGGAGATACGCCATGCCAGTGTTCATAATAGCCTTCAGCCTGTTTATATCCCTTGCCTTTTACCGTTTTAGCATGGACAATAACAGGTTTTTTAAGTTCTTTTGCTATTTTTAACATTTCTATTATTTCTTCAATATTATGCCCGTCAATAGGGCCTATATATTCAAGCCCCATTTCTTCAAAAAAGATACCGTTAACACTGAAAAACTCTTCCATTTTTTTAGCTGTAAATTTTACATCTTCGGGCATAAAATTGAGTATTTTTTTAAATTTGTCTTTAAAATTCTGATAATGTTTTTTGGCTTTTAACTTTGTCAGATATTTACTAACTGCCCCTATAGGTCTTCCTATGCTCATTTCATTGTCATTTAAAATAATAACAACAGGAAGTTTCAAATATCCTAGTTCATTCATTGCTTCATACACCATTCCGGCACCCATAGCACCGTCGCCAATTAATACTACAGGGATTCTTTCTTCTTTTTTTAATTTTATGGCTTTCGCCGCTCCAAGTGCCACTGAAATAGACGTGGATGAATGCCCCGCACTGAAATAATCATATCTACTTTCTCTTGGTTTTGTATACCCGCTTATTCCCCCAAACTGCCTTAAACTCTCAAATTCTTCCCATCTGCCGGTTAAGAGTTTATGTGCATATGCCTGATGTGAAACATCAAAAATAAAAGGGTCTTTTTCAACGTCAAAAACATAATGCATTCCTATAATTAAATCTACAGCCCCAAGGGTAGAGCTTAAATGACCCCCTTTTCTTGAAACAATATCAAGTATCCTCTCTCTTATTTTCTTGGCTAATTCATTCAATTCTTCTACACTCATTTTTTTAACATCAATTTTCACTGTTTCTCTCCTCTAAAATCGACTCTTTTATAGCTTTAAACCTGTTAATTATTTCTGCGTCAATATTTCCTATGTCGCTTATTATAACAACCCCGCCTTCTTTTATAGCGGGATCTTCAATAATTTCAACATTTTTTAAATCTTTGTTTTTTAGAAATTCAGCATCTTTTGGATTAACTTTTATTTTTATTTTTGTAGCATCTTTTACCTCATCCATTAAAGATTTGGCCAAGTTATAAGCTATTTCTTTAGAATTTTCACTGATTTCTTTTTGGATTACCTCTTTTGCTATATCGAGTGCTACAGAAATAAGCTCTTTTTCAATAGACACTATTTTCTCTTCAAACGTTTCATTTATTTTATCTATTTTTTCGATTGAAGTTTCCAATAATTTCATTTTTTCACTGAAAATATCTTCAATCTCTTTTTTACCCTCCCGGATTCCTTTTTTGTACCCTTCTTCAAAAGCTTTTTGTTTTTCAATATCCGTCTGTTTTTTACATTCATTTAACTGATTTTGAAAACTGTTTTCAATATTTACAATATTATTACTCATCTCTTCAATTTTAGCGAGCAGTCTTTCTATCAATTCATTGCTTGATTTCGTGTTTTTTTGCATATTAATTTCTTCCTTTACAATTTGCTCATCTTTTTTTTCAATTATTACTTCTTCCGTTTCACTATTATCTAATTCTTTAAATTTATAAGGTTTGACAATATGTTTATTAGAATTTTCATTAGAAATTATTTTACTCAATTACCTCCTCCTCGGCACCCACTGCTATTTTACCTTCTTCAGCAAGTTTTTGTACAATTTCAACTATTTTTCTCTGTGCTGCTTCAACATCTTTTACTTTGACTGGCCCCAAAAACTGCATCTCTTCTTCGAAAGCCTGGGAAGCACGTTGAGACATATTGGACAAAAATTTTTGCTTAAGCTCTTCAGGTGCACCTTTTAGGGCAATCATCAATGTATTTTTATCTGCCTCTTTTAAAATTTCCCTTATAGCGGTATTATCGAGTTTAAGTATATCTTCGAATGTAAACATTTTTTCTTTTATCTTTTCAGCCAGATCAGAATTAATCTGTTCAATATATTTTAATGTATCTTTCGCAGCTTTCTGACCAAGTCTGTTGAATATTTCAGCAACAAATCTTACACCTCCGATTTCCACTTTATATCCTGTAAGTGATTCAAGTTTAGTTTCAAGAATAGCACTTACTTTTTTAATTATCTGAGGAGAAATATCCCCTAAATTGCTCATTCTGATTAATACTTCTGCTCTTAATTCATCGGGAAAATAACTGAGAGTTTCAGCCGCACTTGTTGGATCCATATGAGCCAAAATCAAAGCAATCGTCTGAGGATGCTCATTTACAGTAAAATCTGCAAGCTGTTGGGGTTTTACTTTTTGTAAAAAACCAAATGTCTGCTCACTTTGAAGGGATTTGGAAAGCTTATCCAAAACTTTTTTGGCTTCTTCAGGACCTAAAGCTTTATAAAGAATTTCTTTTGCATACTCAAGACCGCCACTCGCAATATATTGATTGGATTGAAATATTACATAAAATTCTTCTAAAACAGCGGCGGCGACAGCTTTATCTATAGCTTTCGCTGTTGCTATATATTTACTAATTTCAGTGATTGAATCAACATCCATATAAGAAAAAATCTGAGCTGTTAAATCTTCGCCCAGTTGAATCAATAAAATAGCTATTTTTTCAGGCATTGATAATTCATCTAAAATCGCCTGCTGCTGGGGTGTTAGTGCCATTTATATTCCTTTTTGCTCTTCTTCCTCTTTTAATAAATTTTCAAGTACTTTAGCTATATCTTGCGTTTTATCCTCCACCATTTTTGTAATTCTTTCAAGCAAAACATCATATTTTAATTCTTCTTCATCAATATTTGAAGATATTCCAAGCTGTGTTTCAACTTTTTCTTTAAGTTCTTTTATTTTATCGTATGTATTCTCTTCTTCCTCTTCTTCAATTTCAAGTGTTTTTTTAGGTTTTTTAATTTCTTCTTTCGATTTGACTTCTAACATTTTTTGGGAAAAAGGGGCAATTACTTTTTTATAAAAAACAAACAACACAATTAACAAAATCAAATATTTTATTATATTTTCAACCGGTCCCAAATATACTTGCACATTATCCATTATATTTTCCACTGATGATTTTTTTTGAGAATTCAGATGATTAAACTGAAAACAGCTGACGCTTACACTATCCCCTCTTTTTGAATCAAAGCCTATAGTATTTTTAACCAGATTATTAATATTTGCCAGTTCTATTTTATCCAACGGTACAAACACAATTTTGCCGTTTTTGTCTTTTTTATAATTTCCGTCCACCACTACGGCTGCGGTAACCCTTTTTATCTTTGCAAGAGGTGCTATTGTGTCTTTTATAGTGGTTGATATTTCATAATTGGTGGTGTCTTCACTTTTTGTATATTTATTTTTGATTTGATTGGATTTACTTCCCTGAACCGGCCCGATATTACTTACTGCCCCGGGAACTCCCCCTACTTTTTTTTCTCCGTATCCTGTTTTTTCTTCGTCTACAGTCTGTTCGCTTCTTACAACATTGTCCGGG
It encodes the following:
- the dxs gene encoding 1-deoxy-D-xylulose-5-phosphate synthase, producing the protein MDVKKMSVEELNELAKKIRERILDIVSRKGGHLSSTLGAVDLIIGMHYVFDVEKDPFIFDVSHQAYAHKLLTGRWEEFESLRQFGGISGYTKPRESRYDYFSAGHSSTSISVALGAAKAIKLKKEERIPVVLIGDGAMGAGMVYEAMNELGYLKLPVVIILNDNEMSIGRPIGAVSKYLTKLKAKKHYQNFKDKFKKILNFMPEDVKFTAKKMEEFFSVNGIFFEEMGLEYIGPIDGHNIEEIIEMLKIAKELKKPVIVHAKTVKGKGYKQAEGYYEHWHGVSPFDIATGEPLKKSSLNATKVFADALLEIAKNDEKVVGVTAAMPSGTGMKELMKEFPERFWDVGIAEQHAVTSMAPMAKEGFIPFVAIYSTFLQRGYDQVIHDVCLDNYPVRFAIDRAGIVGADGETHQGVFDVGYLRIIPNMTLFAPRDFNTLRKAVEFAYKFNSSPCAFRYPRGAFELEDNIFEPKDFELGKGEILIDSENIMLIAYGNGVGKAYRVYKLLKEKGIESGIVDLKFVKPFDKELLRSLKAKKWYVISDNAKKGGIAEMLSEFVNEQNLDVEIESFEYPDIFIPHGTVKEVEKYLEVDENSIANEILIKM
- a CDS encoding FliH/SctL family protein; protein product: MSKIISNENSNKHIVKPYKFKELDNSETEEVIIEKKDEQIVKEEINMQKNTKSSNELIERLLAKIEEMSNNIVNIENSFQNQLNECKKQTDIEKQKAFEEGYKKGIREGKKEIEDIFSEKMKLLETSIEKIDKINETFEEKIVSIEKELISVALDIAKEVIQKEISENSKEIAYNLAKSLMDEVKDATKIKIKVNPKDAEFLKNKDLKNVEIIEDPAIKEGGVVIISDIGNIDAEIINRFKAIKESILEERNSEN
- the fliG gene encoding flagellar motor switch protein FliG → MALTPQQQAILDELSMPEKIAILLIQLGEDLTAQIFSYMDVDSITEISKYIATAKAIDKAVAAAVLEEFYVIFQSNQYIASGGLEYAKEILYKALGPEEAKKVLDKLSKSLQSEQTFGFLQKVKPQQLADFTVNEHPQTIALILAHMDPTSAAETLSYFPDELRAEVLIRMSNLGDISPQIIKKVSAILETKLESLTGYKVEIGGVRFVAEIFNRLGQKAAKDTLKYIEQINSDLAEKIKEKMFTFEDILKLDNTAIREILKEADKNTLMIALKGAPEELKQKFLSNMSQRASQAFEEEMQFLGPVKVKDVEAAQRKIVEIVQKLAEEGKIAVGAEEEVIE